In Thermococcus sp. M39, the following are encoded in one genomic region:
- a CDS encoding S8 family serine peptidase: protein MNPDSPYYGWPIAFDGNSMLWYLVLGEKFPSYIFSWYADMPFTITPKLLERYIGIGYRGENFTTAFTTVSLANIPDDYERAVIINNTLNWFGNVTNVLLVDDDGGDIYEFFYLISLNMLGVNYTYYDVWFNENFLNETGPSLELMSNYSLVIWFTGGAYDTITYDDIELWKAYLNNGGKLWLISEDYLYTYEKTSFTLDYLHVLASVQDVPVPTIIEDYTGERYYGGEVYWGAYISPTDIFADYIVPDSEAEPLLTGYTAFAYSPDFDEILFDVKLPLDKDLNVPSVSGEMKLGYHPDLALWAYWAGGYVLVTDSEEAGKYDTVYVDLLPSTVIDFNKDVGHTKDNPVVQLDFLDTLGGPLEVDTNHDGIPDKGISIDINGDGINDGWFGQDGYADLSGGLIYFIADGETPIPYSDVVAERWGIPLKIPEAGELVAFMIGTDFTYGGDHGTLCAAAVAARGRTYYGYYYSANTYGTAPGAKIIAEGSLYSGGIWLDYIFFAVEGYDGIPGTGDEALVVSNSYGNSYVINKGYDWEDRFLYWITSNYTPWVSFLFAAGNGGPGYGTVTSNGASPGVITVGAAVEYGYRNLYGYDGGPLGFEYANYGDVAGFSNRGPNALGQVDPDVLAVGMFAAGSLPVNSVGNGVFASDLWAGTSLATPMAAGITALVYQAYYEAHGTLPTAQEVKEILMSTADNVNHDVFSQGAGFLNAYRAVKAAMELDGIIVSPSMWQAGETEYPAFANIMYPGESAEKVFEIRNANTTANKEVEVSAEIFKKVGEYTFTVNSSQFGELIRIDQYLPEDVDLLKVTVYTPYEQFLEAGYIYAELFAWTDVNGNGTVEFWYETNRIQSDVKAGTTLSLTLGNPRSKFVDGLLFRLRNGGEVNYVKLEFYKRVPWSWVEITPETVLVPANGTAVFSVKLTVPEDTAPGIYEGAIYLKYDGVETTVPVSVVVAAPVPEFEFGGYTNSTGLYDNSNVYGYMDWWWRYESGDWRLFYFNVPEDMNVSETYIITDVAWDGAYPTDINLHVLGPLVDDWSMMNPDVFGPYTLYEIARSDDSYMGSGRFAYKTTSGGPREIIAAPAQNGLHAVWLHNVLFDGLSDHRTFYGRIGTAKVTPSAIEAVVEEPDGEFNVLFKRSYDFGNLTTDAYGLIIPEKYLNVLAPPTEESHFYVIQVNESGQLDVVLTSIYDDLAGLDLDLYVYYTTDFENLETVGSSTSPYADERVTIDFPEPGYYIIEVYSWYNPAFGDTYYDLYIYDYEKKNVDTSVAKVDENEYSITVGYSLHEPNFVQLAESGEPLLGKLFIGSVYAPTLIQVPMKVIISNASLTDIEVSSMSIEPDVIEVGDTANVTFILRNRGEKTAYDVVVELLDENGNVLASDTINEFAPSDVYEAYYIIPLNDTEIHSFTIVVKALNDRDESNNKYYFTLSAAEPGFLMNEGDAYVPYTYSNISAYGEVVKVEPLEITDSGGSYGISANLAGEGKLILVLPGSTENVTISVIRPWAYYSLLLNPFDDVSLGQGEVPYVITVNGTPKFNPFAVQKVREALNKLISRNYVVESIIGENTTPMYGPVKYWDALYGVLFSIYNMTGVVSYDEEQALTEIDEALSEAAEELAKYNYTLEKVNGTWLFNGEPVTITGIGRVEDFRQDIAHYIADLLEKAGIHVELNIIDRSTAGLIVYVNPDYTKNFTWAFYTEGWISGRILNKDEIPEYLWWFYAPYGFYPSWAVRYYPTLTVSDVIAEFGGYNETIEGLRLYYYDTPEKLAMIANFTVVELTDMLMNATDDDQKLDLEKLIIYLGIKDGVRDFIAATYEGANDIIKGYDLVDYEGKKLLIIAFENNDWRTGFWFTVDYKLHVEQYTEEVVEEVEEVEETIENVVETVQDVIEELTNVTETGESIEETLQVLEEVTEENPEVIEEVAEQLNMTVEEVQDIIEDTHVEQIDEQTTALMVIASELNGDAEIVKDETDVTVEEVKEGREEVKKAEAKIVVDGDHGTVVTLAIKLPLDIDEYNVTVNDADLLGTQLIPKDTYSLLVVTIRLHSPAEVDVTAIDKEEERRQINYVQTLNFINYMYYKKYIKEFENLYNKSVELGIDNAIIQEALNYKQIAEQYFKAAEGYGPIINNLGNPRILMPLRKAYLNMKKAVEILEKATEEAESS, encoded by the coding sequence ATGAATCCAGACTCACCTTACTATGGATGGCCGATAGCCTTTGATGGAAACTCAATGCTCTGGTACCTTGTTCTCGGAGAAAAGTTTCCAAGTTACATCTTTTCCTGGTATGCTGACATGCCATTCACGATTACTCCAAAGCTTCTTGAGCGCTACATCGGTATTGGCTATCGCGGCGAGAATTTCACAACTGCCTTCACTACAGTGAGCCTTGCCAACATTCCAGATGACTACGAGAGGGCTGTAATTATAAATAACACTCTTAACTGGTTCGGCAATGTTACTAATGTTCTGCTTGTTGACGACGACGGTGGGGATATCTACGAGTTCTTCTATCTTATCTCACTCAACATGCTTGGTGTTAACTATACCTACTATGACGTCTGGTTCAATGAGAACTTCCTTAACGAGACTGGCCCAAGCCTAGAACTCATGAGCAACTACAGTCTAGTCATTTGGTTTACCGGTGGTGCCTATGACACAATAACCTACGACGACATCGAGCTCTGGAAAGCCTATCTCAACAATGGAGGAAAGCTTTGGCTCATCAGTGAGGACTATCTTTATACCTATGAAAAGACTTCCTTCACTCTGGATTACCTGCATGTGCTTGCATCCGTTCAGGACGTGCCAGTACCAACCATTATTGAGGACTACACTGGAGAGAGATACTACGGTGGAGAAGTTTACTGGGGAGCTTACATCAGCCCAACAGACATCTTCGCCGACTATATAGTTCCAGACTCTGAGGCAGAGCCACTACTCACGGGATACACGGCCTTTGCATACAGTCCAGACTTCGATGAGATACTCTTTGACGTCAAGCTCCCGCTTGACAAAGACCTGAACGTGCCGAGTGTTAGCGGTGAAATGAAGCTCGGTTATCATCCAGATCTTGCCTTATGGGCATATTGGGCTGGTGGTTATGTTCTCGTGACTGACAGCGAAGAAGCAGGCAAGTACGATACAGTTTACGTTGACTTGCTGCCATCAACAGTCATAGACTTCAACAAGGACGTTGGTCATACCAAGGATAACCCAGTAGTTCAACTGGACTTCCTTGACACGCTCGGTGGTCCTCTGGAGGTCGATACAAACCATGATGGGATACCTGACAAGGGGATAAGCATTGACATAAACGGCGATGGTATAAATGACGGCTGGTTCGGTCAAGATGGTTATGCTGACCTCTCTGGAGGACTAATATATTTCATAGCCGACGGTGAGACTCCAATACCGTACTCAGATGTAGTAGCGGAGAGATGGGGAATCCCACTCAAGATCCCAGAGGCTGGTGAACTCGTTGCCTTCATGATAGGCACTGACTTTACTTATGGAGGCGATCACGGAACACTCTGTGCAGCCGCCGTTGCCGCGAGGGGAAGAACTTACTATGGATACTACTACTCTGCAAACACATATGGAACCGCACCTGGAGCAAAGATAATCGCTGAAGGCTCACTGTACTCTGGTGGAATCTGGCTGGATTACATATTCTTCGCCGTTGAGGGTTACGATGGCATACCTGGAACCGGAGATGAAGCCCTTGTCGTCAGCAACAGCTACGGAAACTCTTACGTCATAAACAAGGGCTATGACTGGGAAGACAGGTTCCTCTACTGGATCACCTCAAATTATACACCATGGGTGAGCTTCCTCTTTGCGGCTGGTAATGGTGGTCCGGGTTATGGAACCGTCACAAGTAATGGCGCTTCGCCTGGAGTGATAACTGTTGGTGCTGCAGTTGAATACGGCTACAGGAACCTCTACGGCTATGATGGAGGACCATTAGGTTTTGAGTACGCTAACTACGGAGATGTTGCTGGATTCTCCAACAGAGGCCCAAACGCGCTCGGTCAGGTTGACCCCGACGTCTTGGCAGTAGGTATGTTTGCCGCAGGTAGCTTACCAGTTAACAGCGTTGGAAACGGTGTATTCGCCTCAGATCTGTGGGCAGGAACAAGCCTAGCAACCCCCATGGCAGCTGGAATAACTGCACTCGTTTACCAAGCATACTACGAGGCTCATGGCACGTTACCAACCGCACAGGAGGTCAAGGAGATACTCATGAGCACCGCTGACAACGTCAATCATGATGTCTTCAGCCAAGGTGCTGGATTCCTCAATGCATACAGGGCAGTTAAGGCTGCGATGGAGCTCGATGGAATAATAGTGTCACCCTCAATGTGGCAGGCTGGAGAGACCGAGTATCCAGCCTTTGCCAACATCATGTATCCAGGAGAGAGCGCCGAAAAGGTGTTTGAGATTAGGAATGCCAACACTACTGCCAACAAAGAGGTCGAGGTCTCTGCGGAGATATTCAAGAAGGTCGGCGAATACACATTCACAGTCAACTCGAGTCAGTTCGGAGAGCTAATAAGGATTGACCAGTACCTCCCAGAGGACGTTGACTTACTCAAGGTAACTGTCTACACACCGTACGAGCAGTTCCTCGAAGCTGGTTATATATATGCAGAGCTCTTTGCATGGACCGACGTCAACGGAAATGGAACCGTTGAATTCTGGTACGAGACCAACAGGATACAGTCAGATGTTAAAGCAGGTACAACACTCTCGCTAACACTTGGAAACCCACGGAGCAAGTTTGTCGATGGCCTGCTCTTCAGGCTCAGGAACGGTGGTGAGGTTAACTACGTCAAGCTCGAATTCTACAAGCGCGTCCCATGGAGCTGGGTAGAGATAACACCGGAAACTGTGCTTGTCCCAGCTAACGGCACGGCAGTGTTTTCAGTCAAGCTCACGGTTCCAGAGGATACTGCTCCAGGAATCTACGAGGGTGCAATCTACCTCAAGTACGACGGAGTCGAGACTACTGTACCTGTCAGCGTCGTTGTCGCAGCTCCAGTACCTGAGTTCGAGTTTGGAGGATACACAAACTCAACCGGCCTCTACGACAACAGCAACGTGTACGGCTACATGGACTGGTGGTGGAGGTATGAGAGCGGCGACTGGAGGCTGTTCTACTTCAACGTGCCTGAAGACATGAATGTAAGCGAGACATACATAATCACCGATGTTGCATGGGATGGAGCCTATCCGACGGATATCAATCTCCACGTACTTGGACCGCTCGTGGACGACTGGAGCATGATGAACCCGGACGTCTTCGGGCCATACACCCTTTACGAAATAGCTAGAAGTGATGACAGCTATATGGGCAGTGGAAGGTTCGCCTACAAGACCACAAGCGGTGGACCGAGGGAGATTATCGCGGCTCCAGCCCAGAATGGCCTGCATGCAGTATGGCTCCACAACGTGCTCTTCGATGGTCTCTCAGACCATAGAACGTTCTATGGAAGGATTGGCACCGCAAAGGTAACTCCAAGTGCCATTGAGGCTGTAGTCGAAGAGCCAGATGGAGAGTTCAACGTCCTCTTCAAGAGAAGCTATGACTTTGGAAACCTCACTACTGACGCCTATGGTCTAATAATCCCTGAGAAATACCTTAACGTGCTCGCACCACCAACTGAGGAGTCACACTTCTACGTAATTCAGGTCAACGAGTCAGGACAGCTCGATGTAGTTCTCACAAGCATATATGACGACCTCGCTGGGCTTGACCTCGACTTATATGTCTACTACACCACGGACTTCGAGAATCTTGAAACTGTAGGAAGCTCAACAAGTCCGTATGCAGACGAGAGGGTAACTATAGACTTCCCAGAGCCAGGCTACTACATTATCGAGGTTTACTCATGGTACAACCCGGCATTTGGGGACACCTACTACGACCTCTACATCTACGACTACGAGAAGAAGAACGTTGACACAAGCGTTGCAAAGGTTGATGAGAACGAGTACAGCATTACGGTTGGGTATTCACTTCATGAGCCGAACTTCGTTCAGCTTGCAGAAAGCGGTGAGCCACTGCTTGGTAAGCTCTTCATAGGTTCAGTCTACGCACCGACCCTTATACAGGTTCCAATGAAGGTCATAATAAGCAATGCTTCCTTAACGGACATTGAGGTTTCCTCAATGAGCATCGAGCCAGATGTGATAGAGGTCGGAGACACAGCAAATGTCACATTCATCCTGAGGAACAGGGGTGAGAAGACTGCATATGACGTTGTCGTTGAGCTTCTTGATGAGAACGGAAACGTCCTCGCTAGCGACACTATTAATGAATTCGCACCAAGCGATGTCTATGAAGCCTACTACATCATACCGCTCAATGACACTGAGATCCACAGCTTCACCATCGTTGTTAAGGCGCTTAACGACAGAGATGAGAGCAACAACAAGTACTACTTCACTCTCAGCGCAGCAGAGCCAGGCTTCCTCATGAATGAAGGTGATGCCTATGTTCCGTACACCTACAGCAACATCTCAGCATACGGCGAGGTCGTTAAGGTCGAGCCGCTTGAGATAACTGACAGTGGCGGAAGCTACGGCATATCAGCTAATCTCGCTGGAGAAGGCAAGCTCATCTTAGTGCTTCCGGGCTCAACAGAAAACGTTACTATAAGCGTAATTAGACCTTGGGCGTACTATAGTCTCCTCCTCAACCCGTTCGACGACGTCAGTCTCGGCCAGGGTGAGGTTCCGTACGTCATAACCGTCAACGGAACACCCAAGTTCAACCCGTTCGCAGTTCAGAAGGTCAGGGAGGCTCTCAACAAGCTCATCAGCAGGAACTATGTCGTTGAGTCAATAATAGGCGAGAATACTACACCAATGTACGGACCAGTAAAGTACTGGGATGCCCTCTACGGAGTGCTCTTCAGCATTTACAACATGACTGGCGTTGTAAGCTACGACGAAGAACAGGCACTGACGGAGATAGATGAAGCCCTCAGTGAGGCCGCAGAGGAGCTTGCCAAGTACAATTACACACTCGAAAAGGTCAACGGCACCTGGCTGTTCAACGGAGAGCCTGTAACGATAACTGGAATTGGAAGGGTCGAGGACTTCAGGCAGGACATAGCCCACTACATCGCAGACCTCCTCGAGAAGGCTGGAATACATGTCGAGCTCAACATAATTGACAGAAGTACTGCGGGTCTAATTGTATATGTCAATCCAGACTACACCAAGAACTTTACGTGGGCGTTCTACACTGAGGGATGGATTAGTGGCAGAATACTAAACAAGGATGAGATTCCAGAGTATCTATGGTGGTTCTACGCTCCATATGGATTCTACCCGAGCTGGGCCGTCAGGTACTATCCAACGCTTACCGTCAGTGATGTAATCGCCGAGTTTGGAGGCTACAACGAGACTATTGAAGGCCTCAGGCTCTACTACTATGACACCCCAGAAAAGCTTGCAATGATAGCGAACTTCACTGTAGTGGAGCTCACGGACATGCTGATGAACGCGACTGACGATGACCAGAAGCTCGACCTTGAGAAGCTCATCATATATCTTGGCATAAAGGACGGTGTCAGGGACTTCATAGCGGCAACCTATGAAGGAGCCAATGACATAATCAAGGGCTACGACCTCGTTGACTACGAGGGTAAGAAGCTCCTCATAATAGCATTTGAGAACAATGACTGGAGAACAGGGTTCTGGTTCACAGTTGACTACAAGCTCCACGTTGAGCAGTATACCGAGGAAGTCGTCGAGGAAGTTGAGGAAGTTGAGGAGACCATAGAGAACGTTGTAGAAACAGTTCAGGATGTTATCGAAGAGCTCACCAACGTTACCGAAACGGGCGAGAGCATAGAGGAGACCCTCCAGGTGCTTGAAGAGGTCACAGAGGAGAACCCAGAGGTCATTGAAGAAGTAGCAGAGCAGCTCAACATGACTGTTGAGGAGGTTCAGGACATCATCGAGGACACCCACGTCGAGCAAATTGACGAACAGACCACGGCGCTAATGGTCATAGCGAGCGAGCTTAACGGTGATGCAGAGATAGTCAAAGATGAGACAGATGTTACAGTTGAAGAAGTTAAGGAAGGCAGGGAGGAAGTCAAGAAAGCTGAGGCAAAGATAGTTGTTGATGGTGACCACGGCACAGTTGTCACACTTGCCATCAAGCTACCGCTTGACATTGATGAGTACAATGTTACGGTCAATGATGCAGACCTGCTCGGAACCCAGCTCATTCCGAAGGATACATATTCACTACTTGTAGTAACAATTAGACTTCACTCACCAGCAGAAGTTGACGTGACAGCTATTGACAAGGAGGAAGAGAGACGGCAAATTAACTATGTCCAGACTCTCAACTTCATCAATTACATGTACTACAAGAAATATATCAAAGAGTTCGAGAATCTTTACAACAAGAGCGTTGAGCTCGGGATTGACAATGCAATTATTCAGGAAGCTCTTAACTACAAGCAGATTGCAGAGCAGTACTTCAAGGCTGCAGAGGGGTATGGTCCAATAATCAACAACCTTGGTAATCCAAGGATTCTAATGCCACTTAGAAAAGCATACCTCAACATGAAGAAAGCAGTAGAAATTCTAGAGAAGGCTACAGAGGAAGCTGAAAGCTCTTGA
- a CDS encoding SPFH domain-containing protein: MPATFALVILGAFLLLMLVLSVKVIRPYQKGLVERLGKFNRILEPGIHFIIPFMERVRIIDMREHVIDVPPQEVICKDNVVVTVDAVVYYQVIDPVKAAYNVSDFLLAIIKLAQTNLRAIIGEMELDETLSGRDIINARLREELDKITDRWGVKITRVEIQRIDPPRDIQEAMAKQMTAEREKRAMILIAEGKKESAIKQAEGEKQARILRAEGIKQEQILIAEGQAEAIKKVLEALRLADEKYLTLQYIEKLPELAKYGNLIVPYDTEALIGLLRVLQKVGKTKLPEPRENPPRDSSKMGETENDKTDEELKKVWE; encoded by the coding sequence ATGCCAGCAACTTTTGCCCTTGTAATATTAGGTGCTTTTCTCTTGTTGATGCTTGTTTTGAGCGTTAAAGTTATCAGACCGTATCAAAAGGGTCTCGTTGAAAGACTTGGAAAGTTCAACAGAATCTTAGAGCCGGGAATTCACTTCATCATACCCTTTATGGAAAGGGTTAGGATAATAGACATGAGAGAGCACGTCATTGATGTTCCGCCGCAGGAAGTTATCTGTAAGGATAACGTTGTCGTTACAGTTGATGCCGTCGTTTACTATCAAGTTATTGATCCGGTAAAAGCCGCATACAACGTCAGCGACTTCCTCTTGGCTATCATCAAGCTTGCACAGACAAACTTGAGGGCAATAATTGGTGAAATGGAGCTTGATGAAACATTAAGCGGAAGAGACATAATAAACGCTCGCTTGAGAGAAGAATTAGACAAAATCACAGATCGTTGGGGTGTGAAGATTACAAGGGTTGAAATCCAAAGAATTGATCCGCCGAGGGATATACAAGAGGCAATGGCCAAGCAAATGACTGCTGAGAGAGAAAAGAGGGCAATGATTTTGATAGCTGAAGGTAAGAAGGAGAGCGCAATCAAGCAAGCTGAGGGTGAAAAACAGGCGAGAATTTTGAGAGCAGAAGGTATCAAGCAAGAACAAATCCTAATTGCTGAAGGTCAAGCTGAGGCTATAAAGAAAGTTCTTGAGGCTTTGAGACTGGCTGATGAAAAGTATCTCACGCTTCAATATATTGAGAAGCTTCCAGAGCTGGCTAAGTACGGCAACCTAATAGTTCCATATGATACGGAGGCATTAATTGGCTTGTTGAGGGTTCTTCAAAAAGTTGGCAAGACAAAGCTGCCAGAGCCGAGAGAAAACCCGCCTAGAGATTCATCAAAAATGGGGGAAACAGAAAACGATAAAACTGATGAAGAATTAAAGAAAGTCTGGGAGTGA
- a CDS encoding NfeD family protein: MCDGLFPLLLLILGLLIIVLDMMVAAFITPIGIAFAILGLLLVFDVNFNIAFVVSLVAAVISYQLFARFIKKETIDIGKPKYTFELKGKRGKVKRIKGDEIWVELEGEEWLAKPLDDVKEGDEVVVVDIDGVKLIVRKA, encoded by the coding sequence ATGTGTGATGGATTATTCCCCCTCTTACTTTTAATTTTAGGTTTGTTAATAATAGTCCTTGACATGATGGTTGCAGCGTTTATAACGCCGATTGGAATAGCCTTTGCCATTCTTGGCTTGTTGCTTGTGTTTGATGTGAATTTCAACATTGCCTTTGTAGTATCATTAGTTGCTGCGGTTATCAGCTATCAGCTCTTTGCCAGATTTATAAAGAAAGAAACCATTGATATTGGAAAGCCCAAATACACCTTTGAGCTTAAAGGGAAAAGAGGAAAAGTGAAGAGAATTAAAGGAGACGAAATTTGGGTTGAGCTTGAGGGAGAGGAATGGCTTGCTAAACCTCTCGATGATGTTAAAGAAGGAGATGAGGTAGTTGTAGTTGATATTGATGGGGTAAAGCTCATTGTTCGCAAAGCTTGA
- a CDS encoding DUF424 domain-containing protein, with translation MKIYVKVYRVQGEILLAACDEELLGKTFREGELKLEVKERFYKGELRDIEDLERLLEEATIANLVGERCVNKAIELGYVSEDRVLYIQGVPHAQMAKMLW, from the coding sequence ATGAAGATATACGTGAAAGTTTATCGTGTTCAAGGTGAGATTTTGCTGGCAGCGTGTGATGAGGAGTTGTTGGGGAAGACCTTCAGAGAAGGCGAGCTTAAGTTAGAGGTTAAGGAAAGATTTTACAAAGGCGAGCTCAGAGATATTGAGGATTTAGAGAGACTTTTAGAGGAGGCGACAATAGCCAATCTTGTGGGAGAGAGATGCGTTAATAAGGCCATTGAGCTTGGTTATGTCAGCGAGGATAGGGTTTTATACATTCAGGGAGTTCCCCATGCACAAATGGCCAAAATGCTATGGTGA
- a CDS encoding 60S ribosomal export protein NMD3 — protein sequence MSERFCYRCGIGESEGGPLIDGLCQVCFRKENPVLLMESELNTELCQNCGSYKKKGVWVDPQNYELDQLIFEVAENALLENLALDERVKEIRIIPKEELDEIEELPVGVAYVSYEPVNWHIDYFPAIVIYEVEVKARIHELQKELHYEKKTVTVYVRQTVCPRCQKFLGGYFEAILQVRAEDRELTKEERDEIVKLVQEKVDEIMKKDRMGFIQDTVELDEGIDFYMGSTRSARKLAQAIRDKYGGTISEAYELVGLDRQTSKEVYRTSVSVRLPKFRKGDIVSDKNGNVYRVEEVNGKGMNLTNLATHESEHKDWKTIKREGVDLVEHERKEAMLTSLTPKEAQFMDMENYETFEIERPKIDLKEGEIYKLVKIKGKYYIESKKE from the coding sequence ATGAGTGAGAGATTCTGTTATAGATGTGGGATAGGTGAGAGTGAGGGAGGGCCTCTAATAGATGGACTGTGTCAAGTTTGCTTCAGAAAAGAGAATCCTGTACTTCTAATGGAGAGTGAACTCAACACCGAGTTATGCCAGAACTGTGGGAGCTATAAAAAGAAAGGGGTGTGGGTTGATCCGCAAAATTACGAACTTGACCAGCTGATATTTGAAGTTGCTGAAAATGCTCTGCTTGAAAATTTAGCATTAGATGAGCGCGTCAAAGAAATAAGAATAATCCCAAAGGAGGAGCTTGATGAGATTGAAGAGCTCCCAGTTGGCGTTGCATACGTAAGTTACGAGCCAGTTAACTGGCACATTGACTACTTTCCTGCAATTGTCATTTATGAAGTTGAAGTCAAAGCTCGCATACACGAACTTCAAAAAGAACTGCACTATGAAAAGAAGACTGTTACAGTTTATGTAAGGCAGACGGTTTGTCCGAGATGTCAAAAGTTCCTTGGAGGCTACTTCGAGGCTATTCTGCAAGTTAGGGCTGAGGACAGAGAGCTGACTAAGGAGGAGAGAGACGAAATTGTAAAGCTCGTCCAAGAGAAAGTGGATGAGATAATGAAGAAGGACAGAATGGGGTTTATTCAAGACACCGTTGAGCTTGATGAGGGTATTGATTTCTACATGGGCTCTACAAGGTCGGCAAGAAAACTTGCTCAAGCAATAAGAGACAAATATGGTGGAACTATAAGTGAAGCATATGAGCTTGTAGGTCTTGACAGACAGACGAGCAAAGAAGTTTATAGGACGAGTGTAAGTGTTAGACTGCCCAAGTTCAGAAAAGGGGACATCGTTAGTGACAAGAATGGAAATGTATATCGTGTCGAAGAAGTTAACGGAAAAGGCATGAACCTCACAAACCTAGCAACTCATGAAAGCGAGCACAAAGACTGGAAGACTATAAAGAGAGAGGGTGTTGATCTGGTTGAACATGAGAGGAAGGAAGCCATGCTCACAAGCTTAACTCCTAAAGAGGCTCAATTCATGGATATGGAAAATTATGAAACATTCGAAATTGAGAGGCCGAAGATTGATCTGAAGGAAGGAGAAATCTACAAGCTTGTGAAAATTAAAGGCAAATACTACATTGAGAGTAAAAAGGAATAA
- a CDS encoding DUF1464 family protein: MRVIGVDPGTRSFDVIGLEDGKIKLDLSFPSEVVAEEPSKIVKAIEEFNADIIIGPSGYGIPLKHISELTEKDRFEMTLVREEEMMQIPVLIGLQKMVDEMREKEMNVWFIPGIIHLPTVPEFRKYNKIDMGTADKLAITVLAIYDQAKRLSIPYEEVSFALLEVGFGYNFAGAVDKGKIVDGIGGTIFPGPAFVNSGALDGEVAYLIGEIRKWHLFYGGASIIATGEILSPEEFAKRLDEESFAKAWEAMKDGFVKAIASELAVIEKPREIILSGRLMRIKELREDVKDLLEEKFGLPVVKQRGLEGKAKEAAQGSAIIGDGLLGGQFKDLVEHVEIKKARGSVLDYVKFPLNL; encoded by the coding sequence ATGAGGGTTATAGGTGTTGATCCTGGAACAAGGAGCTTTGACGTTATTGGTCTCGAGGATGGAAAGATAAAGCTCGACTTAAGCTTTCCAAGTGAAGTTGTAGCTGAAGAGCCAAGTAAAATTGTAAAAGCCATTGAAGAGTTCAACGCTGATATAATAATTGGGCCTTCTGGCTATGGAATTCCGCTGAAGCACATTAGTGAGCTAACTGAGAAAGACAGATTTGAGATGACCCTTGTTAGGGAAGAGGAGATGATGCAAATCCCCGTTTTAATTGGTCTCCAGAAGATGGTTGATGAGATGAGAGAAAAAGAGATGAACGTTTGGTTTATTCCAGGAATAATACACCTCCCAACGGTGCCCGAATTTAGGAAATACAACAAGATTGACATGGGAACTGCAGATAAACTGGCAATAACTGTTTTAGCAATCTACGATCAAGCTAAGCGCTTAAGCATTCCCTATGAAGAGGTTTCATTCGCTTTGCTTGAGGTCGGCTTTGGCTACAACTTTGCTGGAGCAGTTGACAAAGGAAAGATAGTCGATGGAATTGGCGGAACTATCTTCCCCGGGCCGGCATTTGTCAACAGCGGCGCTTTGGATGGAGAGGTTGCTTATCTGATTGGTGAGATAAGGAAGTGGCACCTCTTCTACGGAGGGGCTTCAATAATAGCAACTGGTGAGATTTTATCTCCAGAAGAGTTTGCCAAGCGCTTAGATGAGGAAAGCTTTGCAAAAGCTTGGGAAGCAATGAAAGACGGCTTTGTAAAAGCCATAGCAAGTGAACTGGCAGTTATTGAAAAGCCGAGGGAGATAATCCTCTCTGGAAGGCTTATGCGCATCAAAGAGCTTAGGGAAGATGTTAAAGATCTCCTCGAGGAAAAGTTCGGTTTGCCTGTGGTTAAGCAGAGAGGCTTGGAAGGAAAAGCCAAAGAGGCTGCTCAGGGAAGTGCAATAATCGGCGATGGTCTCTTGGGGGGTCAGTTTAAGGATTTAGTTGAACATGTTGAGATTAAAAAAGCTAGAGGAAGTGTTTTAGATTATGTTAAGTTTCCTCTGAATCTTTAG